The Paraburkholderia agricolaris genome includes the window CGTGGAGGTGCCTGAAGGCATTGTCGTTCCGATTCCGGCGGATAACGGAGCGCTGGGCGCCATCTGGGTCATGTCGCATGCGCAAGATTGCAGATTCGACCTCGAAGACGTCCGGCTGCTGTCCAATCTCGCCGTTTTCGCGGGTTCTGGCCTGACGATTGTCAACGCGCGCGACAGCGGCGAAGAGAGTGACCGACGGCACAACGAGTTCATCGCGATGCTCAGTCACGAATTGCGCAATCCAATGACGCCGATCGATGGCGCCATCAGTGCGGCAAAACGGCTTTGCGTCGAAGACGAACGAGCCGTGGAAATGTTGACGGTCGCGCAACGCCAGATGAGGCATCTGCGCACGCTGGTCGATGACCTGCTCGACGCCGCCCGGCTGAAGCACGGTAAGCTCGCGATCAAGCACAGTGACACTTCGCTCAGCGAGATTGTGTTTGATGCCGTGACAGCCATCAGGCACCACGTCTTGTCCCGCAGGCACACGCTCAGGATCACCGGGCTGGACGAGCCCGTCTACGTGCGCGCCGACCATGTCCGCTTGAGCCAGGTGCTGGGCAACCTCCTGTCGAACGCGGCGAAATATACGCCTGTCGGAGGGACTATCGAGCTTAACGTGCGCGTCGAGGCAAACAATTCGAGCGACCAGTCAGACGGGCTGCTTGTCATTGACGTCGCAGACAACGGCATGGGAATTGATAGCGCGATTCAGCCGTATGTCTTCGACCTGTTCGCCCAGTCCGCCCGCGGTCGAGCACGCTCCGAAGGAGGGTTGGGGATAGGGCTCGCGGTAGCGAAGCGGATGGTCGAGTTGCATCAAGGAACCATCTCGCTCAGGAGCGAAGGTTCAGGCAAAGGCACGGTTGTGACGCTCCGTTTGCCGATACTCCAGAAAGCAATGGATACCGCGGACATCGCAGCCCGCAAGATACCCAGCGTGACGCCCGAGCCGGCGCGTCTGTTGCTGGTTGACGACAATCAGGATGCGCTTCGGGCGCTGAGCATCCTGCTCGAACTCGAGGGGCACGAGGTAACGACGTCGGACAATGGGCGTGATGCGATACGGCTGATGTCTGAAAAGCACCCCGAGGTGGCCATCGTCGACGTAGGGATGCCGGAAATGGACGGCTTCGAGGTGGCGCGAACGGTGCGCCTTAATCACCGACTCGACGACATGGTGCTCGTTGCGCTCACGGGCTATGCGTCTGAATCCGACAAGTCGAGAGCGCTGGCGGCCGGCTTCGATTTCCATCTGACCAAGCCGCTTTCGCTCGATAAGCTGCAATACATCCTGGCAAATCGTGCCGACGGCACGCTGCGAGGTATTGTCTAAGTTCGTTGGAAGTTGAACCCTTGGACCGGAGCGCGTCCTGCGCCCCGGCGGCCGATTCTTCAAGCAGTGGGCGCGGCTTTTCTCGGCTGGGTCAGCATGGCGGGTTGCAATATCTCGTCGAGCTGGGATTGACTCAGTAGCCCTTTGCTAATCACGAT containing:
- a CDS encoding hybrid sensor histidine kinase/response regulator — translated: MESNRAPSQTDELARRPARAADYAAENRALVALARVQAGPRSEFLQAIADTALSLCHADSAGISLVEGPDDNRVFRWFAVAGLCAGLRGKTTTWNECPCGVTLESGAPQLFINPQARFPCLQFPGVEVPEGIVVPIPADNGALGAIWVMSHAQDCRFDLEDVRLLSNLAVFAGSGLTIVNARDSGEESDRRHNEFIAMLSHELRNPMTPIDGAISAAKRLCVEDERAVEMLTVAQRQMRHLRTLVDDLLDAARLKHGKLAIKHSDTSLSEIVFDAVTAIRHHVLSRRHTLRITGLDEPVYVRADHVRLSQVLGNLLSNAAKYTPVGGTIELNVRVEANNSSDQSDGLLVIDVADNGMGIDSAIQPYVFDLFAQSARGRARSEGGLGIGLAVAKRMVELHQGTISLRSEGSGKGTVVTLRLPILQKAMDTADIAARKIPSVTPEPARLLLVDDNQDALRALSILLELEGHEVTTSDNGRDAIRLMSEKHPEVAIVDVGMPEMDGFEVARTVRLNHRLDDMVLVALTGYASESDKSRALAAGFDFHLTKPLSLDKLQYILANRADGTLRGIV